The DNA window tcaccacctgggggcggcccgtcagaaagtctaggacccagttgcacagggcaggacCCAGtttcaagcttaatgatgagtttggagggtactatggtgttgaatgctgagctgtagtcaatgaacagcattcttatatagatattcctcttgtccagatgggatagggcagtgtgcagtgtaatggcgattgcatcgtctgtggacctattggggcagtaagcaaattggagtgagtctagggtatcaggtagggtggaagtgatatgatccttgactagtctatcaaagcacttcatgatgacagaagtgagtgctacggggtgatagtcatttagttcagttaccttagctttcttgggaacaggaacaatggtggccatcttgaagcatgtggggacagcagactgggatagggattgattgaatatgtccgtaaacacaccagccagctaatctgctctgaggctagggatgccgtctgggccaggaACCCTGCGAggtttaacacgtttaaatgttttactcacgtcgggcACACTGAAGGAGaacccacagtctttggtagcgggccgtgtctgTGGCACTGTACTGTCCTCAAAGcatgcaaagaagttgtttaatttgtctgggagcgagacgtcgatgtccgcgacagggctgatttctttttgtaatccatgaCAGTCTGTAgaacctgccacatacgtctcgcatttgagctgttgaattgcgactctactttgtctctatactgacaccttacttgtttgattgccttgtggagggaatagctacactgtttgtattcagtcaggtttccagtcaccttgtcatgattaaatgcagtggttcgtgcttttagttttgtgcgaatgctgccattaatccacagtttctggttaggaaaggttttagtagtcacagtgggtacaacatctccaatgcacttcctaataaactcactcactgagtCAGCGTATACTTCGATGTTATTGTctaaggctacccggaacatatcccagtccacgtgatcgaagaaatcttgaagcgtggaatccgattggtcagaccagcgttggatagacctaagcacgggcgcGACCTGTTTTAGTTTTAGTCAAtgtgctggtagaatttaggtaaCCTTGTTCttaaattagctttgttaaaatcaccATCTACAATAAATGCaccctcaggatatatggtttctagtttacatagagtccagtaaagttctttcagggccgtcgaggtataTGCTTGGggagggatatacacggctgtgactataatcgaagagaatcttcttggaagataatgcggtcagcatttgattgtaaggatttctaggtcaggtgaacaaaagtacTTGAGTACCTGTAAGTTGTTATgcttacaccatgagtcgttaatcatgaggcATACACGCTcgcccttcttaccagagagatgtttgtttctgtcggcgcgatgcattaAGAAACCCGATggctctgacaacatatcccgagtgagccatgtttcggTGAAACAGAGAACGTTTCACGGAAACAATCTCAAACaaattactgcatagtttcctacgGACGTGAAGCGAGGCGTccatctctgtcggcaccatcttgcTAGTAAGTAAACTGTTTTTGATCATTTTCAAAATATATGTATTATCAGCTAGCTTGCTGCAGAAACTTGtttgcaggctaactcaaattaGCTGCTCACGTAATATTCGCTaccgtagttagctagctatacaggATGTAAAgttagctaagtgaattaaatatcaccagttTACtgacttcatattagctagccatcttgatgtatttatcgtTTAACTAAATGCATTTGAAGCTAGGTATTTAGCTAGCTAAAACCCATGGAAGAGGGTGAAAGGATTAGCTAGCAGTTCCAGCTGTCAGAGAAGGGAGGGTAGGCTACTCAGGATAGAGCATGTACCTTTGTGGGAGGACATTATGAAAATATTCTCCAGTTCCAGTCCCTAGTGAGAAAAACtaaggacagagagatatagcaACATAATATTCAGGACTGTCTAATTTTATTATAATGCAGCCTGTTCTTTGTTATGTTTTCTGTCCTCcgtctgcagatgaagaggtcccaatgaattTCCCAAGAGATTATATGTAAACcaaaaaaaatacagtttaaaAGTCTCACACAAATGTATAAACCTATTACAACTGGAGCAGGCCAACCCTGCTAGGTGTGCACAATTATGTTCCAGCCCAgcattaacacacctgattcaatgtaTCAAACCTAATTAGTTAATAATCAAGTGTGCTATTGCTGGGCTGGAATGGAAGTCTGCTCACCCAGTAGATCAGGGATCAGTGGAGTGAGGTTGGCCACCTCTGGTATTGACTTTTTTTTGTTCACCTGAAATTATACTTTAGTAGTAATAGCCTACTTGTTACTAAAATGTCTAACCTCTACATATTAGTTAGCGTACTCGTACACTTTGAAATTATATGAAATAGTGTTGATTCTTTGAAGTTGTGTTTAACCTTAACTATTATTCAAGATGAACTAGTGTTGATGTTGATTAATCACAGATCACAATCCTGCAATAAAGAGGGGAAGGGAATCTCTCTAatttgtctgtttctgtgttgtaTTTTCAAATTAACATTACTTTTTTGTTTAGTCAAAAGCTCTCCAATTAGTTTTATTTGATTGTCACAATTTTTTCAGGAAATGAGCAATGTGAACCCATTTTGCAGATGATAATGGCATTCAACACCAATGCAGCCATAGGCCTTCAGCGATGGCTCACAACTCTAGTCCTTGAGTACCCcccagcacacatttttgttgtagccccggaaaaacatacctgattcaactcagagggcctgatgattagttgacaagttaaatcaggtgtgtttgtccgGGGCTATAATAAaactgtactgttgggggtactaggggaccggagttgggaaccactgccctacAGTATGATGGCATTAACTTTATGGGAATTTGCAATGCACCCCTTGACATTGTGGATTTGAAGTAGAGAATAGCTTAACTCGCACATTGTTCAGATATATGTTCTCAATATAAAAACAATACCAGTAGACAATGTAAGGCTAATCATTATACTAGATTTGGTACATGCCTTGTGCTCACATGAAATTGTTTAGTTGAAATCCAACCCTTGTAATCTAGGTGGTGAAATGTCTGGAAGTAGGAGATTGGAACCTTCTCTTCAAAcatacaactactaccaccaagTTCAATGCCAGATACTTTTCTCCCAGAAGGCCTGGGTGGCACTTGGACGGGCTACTGTGATAATGAAGATGGTTTGCCTAAGACTACCACAACAATTACATGGtctatgctaaatgtgtttaaattgtaaaagaaaaaaaaaatagttgGGCTATAAGAAATGCTTTTTATTCAATGGGGCTAGGCAAAGCAGAGATAGCAAAATACTTTCATTTCACCCATACAACAATATAGCCTATTATTAAAGAACAGTATGTTTACAatacaaaaaagtattttacaaattccaaattacacacacacagtttaaggGGGGCAGTTTAGTCACGACGACAAGGTGAAGGTGCGCTCTACACATCTGACACAACAGAATCATTCAGATTGTCCAAAGCACAGCATATGACAACCATCTCGTATAACTGAGGGATGTCTCTTTTCATATTTGGAAAAGGAGAAAGTTGAAGGAGAAACTGATCTTGCTCATCTTCACAGTGGGAATCCAGTTGACATGGGTGTCTTGATATAGGTCAGCTGGTGAACCTACAGTACATAAACAAATGAGAAGCACACCTGATGTTAGAATATCACTTCTTCAGGTCACATAACCAAATACTTAAGAGCCCTGATGGTATGTGTTTAATTCATTCAGGGTGTTTTATTGTCATATGGATATCATCTATTGTTGGACTGGAACAACCAAGTCAACACATTAGGTTGTCATATCCCATTGTGGCTTTTGTCATATGCTGTAATGGCCATACATTTTCCCTCCTCTTATGAATAAACTTATCATCAAATTATCATTGGGTTATTACCATTGGAGTTTTTTGGGACAATAATGTCCTCCAGGctatacagaagtggtcagatgacgcagatgctaagctacaggacagttttgctagcacacagactggaatatgttctgggattcttccgatggcattgaggagtacaccacatcagtcactggcttcgtcaataagtgcatcgatgacgttgtcccgacagtgaccgtacgtacataccccaaccagaagccatggaatacaggcaacatctgcactgagttTAAAGGGTAGAGctcccgctttcaaggagcgggactctaacccggacgcttataagaaatcccgctatgccctccgacaaaaccatcaaacaggcaaaatgtcaatacaggactaagattgaatcgtactacaccagcgccgacgctcgtcagatgtggcagggcttgcaaactattagactacaaagggaagcacagcctcaAGCTGCAcagtgacacgagtctaccagGCGAGcgaaataacttctatgctcacctcgaggcaagcaacactgaagcatgcatgagagcatcagctgttccggatgactgtgtgatcacgctctccatagccgatgtgagtaagacctttaaaacaggtcaacattcacaaggccgcagggcctgaTGGATTACCAGCaggtgtactccgagcatgcgctgaccaactggcaagtgtcttcactgacattttcaacctgtccctgaccgagtctgtaataccaacatgtttcaagcagaccaccatagtccctgtgcccaagaacaccaaggtaacctgcctaaatgactaccgacccgtagcactcacgtctgtagccatgaagtgctttgaaaggctggtcatggctcacatcaacaccattatcacagaaaccctagacccactccaatttgtataccgccccaacagatccacatatgatgcaatctctattgcactccacactgccctttcccacctggacaaaaggaacacctactgtACGtgataatgctgttcattgaatacagctcagcgttcaacaccgtagtgccctcaaaggtcatcactaagctaaggaccctgggactaaacaccttcctctgtaaCAGAATCCTGGAGTTCCTGATGGGCCActtccaggtggtaagggtaggtaacaacacatctgccacgctgatcctcaacacgggggcccctcaggaatGCGTGCTCattcccttcctgtactccctgttcacccatgactgcatggtcaagcacaactccaacgccatcattaagtttgccaatgacacaacagtggtaggcctaatcaccgacgacgatgagacagcctatagggaggtggtcagagacctggtagtgtggtggcaGGATTAcaccctctccctcaacgtgatcaagacaatggagatgattgtggactacaggaaaagcaggaccgagcacgcccccattctcatcgaccgggctgtagtggagcaggttgagagcttcaagttccttggtgtccacgtcaccaacaaactatcatggtccaaacacaccaagacagtcgtgaagagggcatgacaacgcctattccccctcggtagactgaaaaggtttggcatgggtcctcagatcctcaataaGTTCtttagctgcaccatcgagagcatcctgactggttgcatcactgcctggtatggcaactgctcggcctacgaccccaaggcactacagagggtagtgcatacggcccagtagatcactggggccaagcttcctgccatccaggacctctataccaggtggtgtcagaggaaggcactaaaaattgccaaagactccagccaccctagttatagactgttctctctactaccgcatggcaagcggtaccggagtgccaaattGAGGTCCgaaagacttcttaacagcttctacacccaagccataagactcctgaacagataatcaaacggctacccggactatttgcattcccccccatttttacactgctgctactctatctatgcatagtcactttatctctacctacatgtacatattacttcgagtaacctgtgcccccgcacattgactctgtaccggtagcccctgtatatagcctcgctgttattttattgttgctctttcaTATATATAATTTTTGTTTTAacttaaagtatttactaaaataaactgaacacttatttttcttaaatactgcattgttggttaagggcttgtaagtaagcatttcactgtaaagcaacctgttgtattcggcacgtgacaaataaaatgtgttttttgataTGGATGTCATATTGTACAATTTGTGTCTCCCCTTTTtaagggatccagcttttgtcaaatgaaCGTAATATTTGACATTTCATGGGAGATTAGGAGAatttacacagcaggttaggagaattaggttaataAGGTTCGGAAAAAATGTTAAGTTGTATTTTAGCTAAACCTTCTacattaatttgacaaaagctggatccctttaAGCCAGGACCCCTTTTCAGCCTAGATTACATGGTTTCTTTCAAGACGAGGTAGTTTTTATTGATCTGTTATCAGTGTCAGTAGAGTATTATTATAAAAGATTCTGCTaatgtctccactctccagtcctaTAAAGTGTAGTATAATTGCATTAAATGTTTGTCAAAAGCCACATTTTCCAGTGCAAAGAAAAGAAACGTCTCTGATATAGCCTATGCCACTACGTACTTATTAATAGCATAAATCATCACTATCCAATCTATtcatcacattaggaatagtaGGCTTACATTAGTCGGCAAATGCAATGCTAGAGGCATGTTATAAAAGGGGCATTTTTATGGTAAAAGTTTCCCCAAAACTTGAAAGTCAAGCGACACATGCGAATAACTAGACTACATGCTATCCAGCTAGCTAATTTTGGCtaacacatggttagcaaaaCAGTGAAACTAAACTTGAAAATCGATCAGACTTGACTTACCAGTGATGAAAAGATTAGAGCAAACCCTGTATTGACAGCTGTCTGGATTCAGGTCTTGATGGGCAAAAAGGTTTTTGCTTTTCTGACAGTTCTTCCATCTTAAAAATATTAATTTAGAGCCTTGATTGTGTGGGACCTAAAGATTAAAATGTCTCTAAAAAGTCAAATAGCATCATCTGTAGGTGAAAAGGAAGActtgatcaaatacaaatcacAGACCTCTAAAAATGGGTCCGTTTTATGTTTTTCATATGAATTAACACAAGTAAGCCTTTCgccacacccgcaataacatctgcttaatgtgtatgtgacaataacatttgatttgatttgatttgtgcttTTCTGGGTGAATCACAACAGAGAATCATAATGGTGATTGGTTTAATTTCTTAACTGTCTATTGCACAAAGACATAAATcatttgaaaaaaataataataattcttcaATATATCTGAACACATTCGAAATACAAAGTATAACAACCATTTCCTTACTCAGTATGGCAGTACTAGTCCTGGTTAAGAAAAAGCCTGAATGCTGGCATTGTGACAACGTCCTGTAATTTTGGGGAGTGAGATATAAAGATCCCAAATAgcttattattatcatcatcaagtCTTTCAGCCACAGGATATCATGGTGAACCGTTCTGAGTTGCAGGTCATGCTGTGCAGTATAATGTACACGAGTAAGAGTAGGACAAATACCACAACAACCACTAAGCAGAACCTAGTCCCAAATGCGCTCTTACAACTACCTTCCTCCCATTCCCTCATCCCAtgttcctcctccatccctgtaGCCCTCTCATGGTGTTCTACTGGAAGGTAGGCGTTACATGGCAGCCGTATGAAGACAGGTGTGTATGGGACAGAGATGATGGCCATAGTGTCCGGGTCATCTAGGAGTTGGGAGACAGAGACCCCTGGGGGCAGAGTGGTGACAGAGCGACACCAGGGGCAGCGCAGCTCACTCTGGCTCATCCTCATCTGGGTCAAGCACACTGAGCAGCAGGTGTGCTGGCAGTCCAGGAGCTTGGGCCTACGCCACAAACTGTAATAGTTGAAACAGATCTGACATTCTAACATGGAGTCTTGTTGTGAGATCTGACAATCTAGAATGGATTCTTGTTGTGAGGGAGATTCCATTatgatgagtttggtctgttgtgTCAATGACAGTCACAAGATGTCAAACCACAAACAGTCTGTGGTTCCCGCGGTATGAATAGGCAGATTAGGGAACCATAGAGCGATTTACAGATGTTTCTGCTCTtgccatctctcctcctctcttctttacAGATGTTGTGTCACAGTACTTAGTTTAATCCATGTCTGGCTCCATCAACCCTATTAGAGAGAAGACATTTGTCAAGTCAGTGTATGATTCCGTAATCCTCATTAAATAACTCATACTGAAAAAGCAAAAAGACTACTTGGTCATGTCCTGCCCAAtgagctctctgtgtgtgtgtgtgtgtgtgtgtgtccgcttcAAGACCCTGTGACTATAAGAATAAAGCACAATAAGCCTATTTCGTCATTAACCAAAACAGGAAAAGAAACTTAGCAAATGAGCAAACCTGTTTCTGATCTGGACTGGCAAGAATGTTGACCACTAGATCTTTATCACTCAGCAGCCTAAGGCAAAGTTCCTGCATGGCATTGCTGCACATTTCTTAAAGCGGCATTTTGTAACTTTTTTCTGCTCCAGTAAGTCGCTAGTGGTCATCCAATGTGAAGCAAAAGTAATAATATTGCGCCTCTAGCCTGCCTGACAACCTCTAGCCTGCCTGACAACAACTTTGCCTGTTGGGTCAGATTTTCCCAACATATTCTGTGCTGTGGATAATGAGTGACGTGTTTCAGTAGTTTATGGATATTCTAACTGGTAGGggtatgatagctagctagctgagccCATGTCCACACTTGGAGAGCAGAGATAGCTAGCTTACAGACATGGCAGACGCGAGGGGCCAATGACCTAACCCAGCAGCAGCTACTCCTCCATCTACGCCAAAGAAACAGAGAACTTTGGAGAGCAGACAGGCGAAAATGGAAAGCAATAAAGCACAGACCAAGATGAGAGTAAACCTCGGATCTgcattcacactctctctctacctcacctgctgtctctaactgaatgctcggctatgaaaagccaactgacatttactcctgatgtgctgacctgttgcaccctctacaaccactgtgattattattatcattattattattatcattattattattattattattagaccctCCTGGTcatcacccctcagagcctggttcctctctaggtttcttcctaggttcctgcctttctagggagtttttcctagccaccgtgcttctacatctgcatttcttgctgtttggggttttaggctgggtttctgtatagcactttgtgacatcggctgaagtaaaaagggctttataaatacatttaattgaagGGATTCAAAAACGACCGAGTTTGCATAATTTCTGCTGAAAAGGTACGATATTGCTAACTAGATATAATATATTTCTAGATATAAAAAGTTAAACGTCGGTTTTGATATTTAGTTGTAAATATTCATGTGAGTGCTCCATTTTGGATTACTtctttttattgttgttttcaAGACACGCATCCAATAGTTCGTATTGGCTAGCTAGATAATGTTAGCTACTGTGGCTAGGTTGTTAGCCGACTGACATTGGTTTGTTTAATTTGATTATAAAATGTGGCTTCACGAGATAGTCATTACTAGCTAACTTGTGTATAACGTTACTCAAACTTGTGTTATATTTCTGAAGTCTGTGGTCTGAAAGTCATGTTGATATTGGTTAGCACTAGTTAGCTACTTTTCTTCACACTAGTCTACTGGCACGGAATTACCTAGCCAGGATTATAAAGCCCAGTTCAGATATGTAAATTGAGACACGACGCAACAGTTTGTTTAATCTGAGCAGTCTAGTTTTAGAACGTGTGATGTCTTTGGTTGGAGTTTCCAAGATTCAAATCTTAGCCGAAGTCTTGCGACGAGACGGATCCATTTAGCCAATCAAAGAACAGTGCACTAACATTCTGTGTTCAGTCAAGCAGCTAGCCAAGCAGAGCGCTAGCTAGCTTTTTTGCTGCACATATCTAGTCTAGCTTGCTGATATTTACAATAGTATCCAGCTGCAGCCCCGCAGCAGCCTGTGACTAAAACCAGTTTGTCGCTAAAACCAATACTATCACCATCTACTGGCAGTGGTTAATCCCTACCACATACATGTGAACTCCTTTTATTTCCTAGATTCCATTCCATCTTTCTTTTCCTCCTTCCATTTTGTCTCCTCCTTTACTAGCTTAATTTCCtatctccctttcctttcctATTTTTCCTTTCCAAACGCAATCTTTTCCTTCTTTCCTTTCCTCCATCCCATAAATCCCTTTCCATCATCTCCTTTCCTAGCTCCTTTTCACCCTCCCTCG is part of the Salmo trutta chromosome 31, fSalTru1.1, whole genome shotgun sequence genome and encodes:
- the LOC115169742 gene encoding E3 ubiquitin-protein ligase RNF152, with product MESPSQQESILDCQISQQDSMLECQICFNYYSLWRRPKLLDCQHTCCSVCLTQMRMSQSELRCPWCRSVTTLPPGVSVSQLLDDPDTMAIISVPYTPVFIRLPCNAYLPVEHHERATGMEEEHGMREWEEGSCKSAFGTRFCLVVVVVFVLLLLVYIILHSMTCNSERFTMISCG